From Mus musculus strain C57BL/6J chromosome 17, GRCm38.p6 C57BL/6J, the proteins below share one genomic window:
- the Bag6 gene encoding large proline-rich protein BAG6 isoform 15 (isoform 15 is encoded by transcript variant 32) gives MEPSDSASTAMEEPDSLEVLVKTLDSQTRTFIVGAQMNVKEFKEHIAASVSIPSEKQRLIYQGRVLQDDKKLQEYNVGGKVIHLVERAPPQTQLPSGASSGTGSASATHGGAPLPGTRGPGASVHDRNANSYVMVGTFNLPSEPRVRLVMAQHMIRDIQTLLSRMECRGGTQAQASQPPPQTPQTVASETVALNSQTSEPVESEAPPREPMESEEMEERPPTQTPELAPSGPAPAGPAPAGPAPAPETNAPNHPSPAEHVEVLQELQRLQRRLQPFLQRYCEVLGAAATTDYNNNHEGREEDQRLINLVGESLRLLGNTFVALSDLRCNLACAPPRHLHVVRPMSHYTTPMVLQQAAIPIQINVGTTVTMTGNGARPPPAPGAEAATPGSAQATSLPPSSTTVDSSTEGAPPPGPAPPPASSHPRVIRISHQSVEPVVMMHMNIQDSGAQPGGVPSAPTGPLGPPGHGQTLGQQVPGFPTAPTRVVIARPTPPQARPSHPGGPPVSGALGAGLGTNTSLAQMVSGLVGQLLMQPVLVAQGTPGMAQAQAQAQAQAQAQAQAPAPAPAPAPAPATASASAGTTNTATTAGPAPGGPAQPPPPQPSAADLQFSQLLGNLLGPAGPGAGGPGMASPTITVAMPGVPAFLQGMTDFLQASQTAPPPPPPPPPPPPAPEQQSTPPPGSPSGGTASPGGLGPESLPPEFFTSVVQGVLSSLLGSLGARAGSSESIAAFIQRLSGSSNIFEPGADGALGFFGALLSLLCQNFSMVDVVMLLHGHFQPLQRLQPQLRSFFHQHYLGGQEPTPSNIRMATHTLITGLEEYVRESFSLVQVQPGVDIIRTNLEFLQEQFNSIAAHVLHCTDSGFGARLLELCNQGLFECLALNLHCLGGQQMELAAVINGRIRRMSRGVNPSLVSWLTTMMGLRLQVVLEHMPVGPDAILRYVRRVGDPPQTLPEEPMEVQGAERTSPEPQRENASPAPGTTAEEAMSRGPPPAPEGGSRDEQDGASADAEPWAAAVPPEWVPIIQQDIQSQRKVKPQPPLSDAYLSGMPAKRRKLRSDIQKRLQEDPNYSPQRFPNAHRAFADDP, from the exons ATGGAGCCGAGTGATAGTGCCAGTACCGCTATGGAGGAGCCTGACAGCCTGGAGGTACTGGTGAAGACCCTGGACTCTCAGACTCGGACTTTTATTGTGGGGGCCCAG ATGAATGTAaaggagtttaaggaacacataGCTGCCTCTGTCAGCATCCCTTCCGAGAAACAGCGGCTCATCTACCAGGGCCGGGTCCTACAAGACGACAAGAAGCTCCAGGAGTACA ACGTTGGGGGAAAGGTTATTCACCTGGTGGAACGGGCTCCTCCTCAGACTCAGCTTCCttctggagcatcttctgggacaggctctgCCTCAGCAACTCATGGTGGGGCACCCCTGCCTGGCACTCGGGGCCCTGGGGCTTCTGTTCATGACCGGAATGCCAACAGCTATGTCATGGTTGGAACCTTCAATCTTCCT AGTGAGCCCCGGGTCCGGCTGGTGATGGCTCAGCACATGATTAGGGATATACAGACCTTACTGTCCCGGATGGAG TGTCGAGGGGGAACCCAAGCTCAGGCCAGTCAGCCACCCCCGCAGACACCGCAGACTGTGGCCTCAGAGacggtagccttgaactcacaaacatcAGAACCAGTCGAAAGTGAAGCTCCTCCTCGAGAGCCCATGGAGTCAGAAGAAATGGAGGAACGTCCCCCAACCCAGACTCCAGAGCTTGCGCCCTCAGGCCCAGCTCCCGCAGGCCCAGCTCCCGCAGGCCCAGCTCCCGCGCCAGAGACAAATGCACCCAA CCACCCTTCCCCCGCAGAGCACGTGGAGGTGCTCCAGGAGCTTCAGCGCTTGCAGCGCCGTCTTCAGCCTTTCCTACAGCGCTACTGCGAGGTCCTGGGCGCTGCTGCCACCACAGACTACAACAACAAC CATGAGGGCCGTGAGGAGGACCAGAGGTTGATCAACTTGGTTGGGGAGAGCCTGCGGCTACTGGGCAACACTTTCGTGGCATTGTCTGATCTGCGCTGCAATCTAGCCTGTGCACCCCCACGGCACCTGCACGTGGTTCGGCCTATGTCTCACTACACGACTCCCATGGTGCTCCAGCAGGCAGCCATTCCCATTCAG ATCAATGTGGGGACTACTGTGACCATGACAGGCAATGGGGCTCGGCCTCCACCAGCTCCTGGTGCGGAGGCAGCAACCCCAGGTTCTGCCCAGGCCacatccctgcctccctcttccaCCACTGTTGATTCATCAACTGAAGGAGCTCCCCCACCAGGGCCAGCACCGCCACCAGCCTCCAGCCACCCACGGGTCATCCGGATTTCCCACCAGAGTGTGGAGCCCGTGGTCATGATGCACATGAACATTCAAG ATTCTGGAGCACAGCCTGGTGGTGTGCCAAGTGCTCCCACTGGTCCACTGGGACCTCCTGGTCATGGACAGACCCTGG GACAGCAGGTGCCCGGCTTCCCAACAGCACCAACTCGGGTGGTGATTGCCCGGCCAACTCCTCCACAGGCTCGGCCTTCCCATCCTGGgggacctccagtctctggaGCTCTG GGCGCTGGGCTGGGTACAAACACTTCATTGGCCCAGATGGTGAGCGGCCTTGTGGGGCAACTTCTTATGCAGCCTGTTCTTGTGG CTCAGGGGACTCCAGGAATGGCTCAGgctcaggcccaggcccaggctcaggcccaggcccaggcccaggctccagctccggctccggctccagctccagctcctgccACTGCTTCAGCTAGTGCTGGTACTACCAACACAGCTACCACAGCTGGCCCTGCTCCTGGGGGTCCTGCccagcctccacctcctcagCCCTCTGCAGCTGATCTTCAGTTCTCTCAGCTCCTGGGAAATCTGCTGGGGCCTGCAGGGCCAGGGGCTGGGGGGCCAGGCATGGCTTCTCCCACCATCACTGTGGCAATGCCTGGTGTCCCTGCTTTTCTCCAGGGCATGACTGATTTTTTGCAG GCATCACAGACTGcccctccaccccctccacctcctccacccccaccccctgccccagagCAGCAGAGCACACCCCCACCAGGGTCTCCTTCTGGTGGAACAGCAAGCCCTGGAGGCTTAGGTCCTGAGAGCCTGCCACCAGAGTTTTTCACCTCAGTGGTGCAGGGCGTGTTGAGCTCCCTCCTGGGCTCCTTGGGGGCTCGAGCTGGCAGCAGTGAGAGTATCGCTGCCTTCATCCAACGCCTCAGTGGATCCAGCAACATCTTTGAGCCTGGGGCTGATGGCGCCCTTG GATTCTTCGGAGCTCTGCTCTCTCTCCTGTGCCAGAATTTCTCCATGGTGGATGTGGTGATGCTTCTCCATGGCCATTTCCAGCCACTGCAGCGGCTCCAGCCACAGCTGCGATCTTTCTTCCACCAGCACTACCTGGGTGGCCAGGAGCCCACGCCTAGCAACATCCGG ATGGCGACCCACACACTGATCACTGGGCTGGAAGAGTATGTAAGGGAGAGTTTT TCTTTGGTACAGGTTCAGCCAGGTGTGGATATCATCCGGACAAATTTAGAATTTCTCCAAGAGCAGTTTAACAGCATTGCTGCTCATGTGCTGCACTGTACAG ACAGTGGATTTGGAGCCCGGTTGCTGGAGCTGTGTAACCAGGgcctgtttgaatgcttggccctgaACCTCCACTGCTTGGGGGGACAGCAAATGGAGCTTGCTGCTGTCATCAATGGTCGAATT CGCCGCATGTCTCGCGGGGTGAATCCATCCTTGGTGAGCTGGCTGACAACCATGATGGGACTGAGGCTTCAGGTGGTCTTGGAGCACATGCCTGTGGGTCCCGACGCCATCCTCAGATATGTTCGTAGGGTTGGTGATCCTCCTCAG ACACTTCCTGAAGAGCCGATGGAAGTTCAGGGAGCAGAAAGAACTTCCCCTGAACCTCAG AGAGAGAATGCTTCCCCAGCCCCTGGAACAACAGCAGAAGAAGCCATGTCCCGAGGCCCGCCCCCTGCTCCTGAAGGAGGTTCCCGAGATGAACAGGATGGAGCTTCAGCTGATGCAGAACCCTGGGCAGCTGCAGTCCCCCCT gaaTGGGTCCCTATTATCCAGCAGGACATTCAGAGCCAGCGGAAGGTGAAACCTCAGCCGCCCCTGAGTGATGCCTACCTCAGTGGCATGCCTGCCAAGAGACGAAAG CTCCGGTCTGATATCCAAAAACGACTGCAGGAAGATCCCAACTACAGCCCCCAGCGCTTCCCTAATGCCCATCGGGCATTTGCTGATGACCCCTAG
- the Bag6 gene encoding large proline-rich protein BAG6 isoform 14 (isoform 14 is encoded by transcript variant 30) — protein MEPSDSASTAMEEPDSLEVLVKTLDSQTRTFIVGAQMNVKEFKEHIAASVSIPSEKQRLIYQGRVLQDDKKLQEYNVGGKVIHLVERAPPQTQLPSGASSGTGSASATHGGAPLPGTRGPGASVHDRNANSYVMVGTFNLPSDGSAVDVHINMEQAPIQSEPRVRLVMAQHMIRDIQTLLSRMECRGGTQAQASQPPPQTPQTVASETVALNSQTSEPVESEAPPREPMESEEMEERPPTQTPELAPSGPAPAGPAPAGPAPAPETNAPNHPSPAEHVEVLQELQRLQRRLQPFLQRYCEVLGAAATTDYNNNHEGREEDQRLINLVGESLRLLGNTFVALSDLRCNLACAPPRHLHVVRPMSHYTTPMVLQQAAIPIQINVGTTVTMTGNGARPPPAPGAEAATPGSAQATSLPPSSTTVDSSTEGAPPPGPAPPPASSHPRVIRISHQSVEPVVMMHMNIQDSGAQPGGVPSAPTGPLGPPGHGQTLGQQVPGFPTAPTRVVIARPTPPQARPSHPGGPPVSGALGAGLGTNTSLAQMVSGLVGQLLMQPVLVAQGTPGMAQAQAQAQAQAQAQAQAPAPAPAPAPAPATASASAGTTNTATTAGPAPGGPAQPPPPQPSAADLQFSQLLGNLLGPAGPGAGGPGMASPTITVAMPGVPAFLQGMTDFLQASQTAPPPPPPPPPPPPAPEQQSTPPPGSPSGGTASPGGLGPESLPPEFFTSVVQGVLSSLLGSLGARAGSSESIAAFIQRLSGSSNIFEPGADGALGFFGALLSLLCQNFSMVDVVMLLHGHFQPLQRLQPQLRSFFHQHYLGGQEPTPSNIRMATHTLITGLEEYVRESFSLVQVQPGVDIIRTNLEFLQEQFNSIAAHVLHCTDSGFGARLLELCNQGLFECLALNLHCLGGQQMELAAVINGRIRRMSRGVNPSLVSWLTTMMGLRLQVVLEHMPVGPDAILRYVRRVGDPPQTLPEEPMEVQGAERTSPEPQRENASPAPGTTAEEAMSRGPPPAPEGGSRDEQDGASADAEPWAAAVPPQDIQSQRKVKPQPPLSDAYLSGMPAKRRKLRSDIQKRLQEDPNYSPQRFPNAHRAFADDP, from the exons ATGGAGCCGAGTGATAGTGCCAGTACCGCTATGGAGGAGCCTGACAGCCTGGAGGTACTGGTGAAGACCCTGGACTCTCAGACTCGGACTTTTATTGTGGGGGCCCAG ATGAATGTAaaggagtttaaggaacacataGCTGCCTCTGTCAGCATCCCTTCCGAGAAACAGCGGCTCATCTACCAGGGCCGGGTCCTACAAGACGACAAGAAGCTCCAGGAGTACA ACGTTGGGGGAAAGGTTATTCACCTGGTGGAACGGGCTCCTCCTCAGACTCAGCTTCCttctggagcatcttctgggacaggctctgCCTCAGCAACTCATGGTGGGGCACCCCTGCCTGGCACTCGGGGCCCTGGGGCTTCTGTTCATGACCGGAATGCCAACAGCTATGTCATGGTTGGAACCTTCAATCTTCCT AGTGACGGCTCTGCTGTGGATGTTCACATCAACATGGAACAGGCCCCAATTCAG AGTGAGCCCCGGGTCCGGCTGGTGATGGCTCAGCACATGATTAGGGATATACAGACCTTACTGTCCCGGATGGAG TGTCGAGGGGGAACCCAAGCTCAGGCCAGTCAGCCACCCCCGCAGACACCGCAGACTGTGGCCTCAGAGacggtagccttgaactcacaaacatcAGAACCAGTCGAAAGTGAAGCTCCTCCTCGAGAGCCCATGGAGTCAGAAGAAATGGAGGAACGTCCCCCAACCCAGACTCCAGAGCTTGCGCCCTCAGGCCCAGCTCCCGCAGGCCCAGCTCCCGCAGGCCCAGCTCCCGCGCCAGAGACAAATGCACCCAA CCACCCTTCCCCCGCAGAGCACGTGGAGGTGCTCCAGGAGCTTCAGCGCTTGCAGCGCCGTCTTCAGCCTTTCCTACAGCGCTACTGCGAGGTCCTGGGCGCTGCTGCCACCACAGACTACAACAACAAC CATGAGGGCCGTGAGGAGGACCAGAGGTTGATCAACTTGGTTGGGGAGAGCCTGCGGCTACTGGGCAACACTTTCGTGGCATTGTCTGATCTGCGCTGCAATCTAGCCTGTGCACCCCCACGGCACCTGCACGTGGTTCGGCCTATGTCTCACTACACGACTCCCATGGTGCTCCAGCAGGCAGCCATTCCCATTCAG ATCAATGTGGGGACTACTGTGACCATGACAGGCAATGGGGCTCGGCCTCCACCAGCTCCTGGTGCGGAGGCAGCAACCCCAGGTTCTGCCCAGGCCacatccctgcctccctcttccaCCACTGTTGATTCATCAACTGAAGGAGCTCCCCCACCAGGGCCAGCACCGCCACCAGCCTCCAGCCACCCACGGGTCATCCGGATTTCCCACCAGAGTGTGGAGCCCGTGGTCATGATGCACATGAACATTCAAG ATTCTGGAGCACAGCCTGGTGGTGTGCCAAGTGCTCCCACTGGTCCACTGGGACCTCCTGGTCATGGACAGACCCTGG GACAGCAGGTGCCCGGCTTCCCAACAGCACCAACTCGGGTGGTGATTGCCCGGCCAACTCCTCCACAGGCTCGGCCTTCCCATCCTGGgggacctccagtctctggaGCTCTG GGCGCTGGGCTGGGTACAAACACTTCATTGGCCCAGATGGTGAGCGGCCTTGTGGGGCAACTTCTTATGCAGCCTGTTCTTGTGG CTCAGGGGACTCCAGGAATGGCTCAGgctcaggcccaggcccaggctcaggcccaggcccaggcccaggctccagctccggctccggctccagctccagctcctgccACTGCTTCAGCTAGTGCTGGTACTACCAACACAGCTACCACAGCTGGCCCTGCTCCTGGGGGTCCTGCccagcctccacctcctcagCCCTCTGCAGCTGATCTTCAGTTCTCTCAGCTCCTGGGAAATCTGCTGGGGCCTGCAGGGCCAGGGGCTGGGGGGCCAGGCATGGCTTCTCCCACCATCACTGTGGCAATGCCTGGTGTCCCTGCTTTTCTCCAGGGCATGACTGATTTTTTGCAG GCATCACAGACTGcccctccaccccctccacctcctccacccccaccccctgccccagagCAGCAGAGCACACCCCCACCAGGGTCTCCTTCTGGTGGAACAGCAAGCCCTGGAGGCTTAGGTCCTGAGAGCCTGCCACCAGAGTTTTTCACCTCAGTGGTGCAGGGCGTGTTGAGCTCCCTCCTGGGCTCCTTGGGGGCTCGAGCTGGCAGCAGTGAGAGTATCGCTGCCTTCATCCAACGCCTCAGTGGATCCAGCAACATCTTTGAGCCTGGGGCTGATGGCGCCCTTG GATTCTTCGGAGCTCTGCTCTCTCTCCTGTGCCAGAATTTCTCCATGGTGGATGTGGTGATGCTTCTCCATGGCCATTTCCAGCCACTGCAGCGGCTCCAGCCACAGCTGCGATCTTTCTTCCACCAGCACTACCTGGGTGGCCAGGAGCCCACGCCTAGCAACATCCGG ATGGCGACCCACACACTGATCACTGGGCTGGAAGAGTATGTAAGGGAGAGTTTT TCTTTGGTACAGGTTCAGCCAGGTGTGGATATCATCCGGACAAATTTAGAATTTCTCCAAGAGCAGTTTAACAGCATTGCTGCTCATGTGCTGCACTGTACAG ACAGTGGATTTGGAGCCCGGTTGCTGGAGCTGTGTAACCAGGgcctgtttgaatgcttggccctgaACCTCCACTGCTTGGGGGGACAGCAAATGGAGCTTGCTGCTGTCATCAATGGTCGAATT CGCCGCATGTCTCGCGGGGTGAATCCATCCTTGGTGAGCTGGCTGACAACCATGATGGGACTGAGGCTTCAGGTGGTCTTGGAGCACATGCCTGTGGGTCCCGACGCCATCCTCAGATATGTTCGTAGGGTTGGTGATCCTCCTCAG ACACTTCCTGAAGAGCCGATGGAAGTTCAGGGAGCAGAAAGAACTTCCCCTGAACCTCAG AGAGAGAATGCTTCCCCAGCCCCTGGAACAACAGCAGAAGAAGCCATGTCCCGAGGCCCGCCCCCTGCTCCTGAAGGAGGTTCCCGAGATGAACAGGATGGAGCTTCAGCTGATGCAGAACCCTGGGCAGCTGCAGTCCCCCCT CAGGACATTCAGAGCCAGCGGAAGGTGAAACCTCAGCCGCCCCTGAGTGATGCCTACCTCAGTGGCATGCCTGCCAAGAGACGAAAG CTCCGGTCTGATATCCAAAAACGACTGCAGGAAGATCCCAACTACAGCCCCCAGCGCTTCCCTAATGCCCATCGGGCATTTGCTGATGACCCCTAG
- the Bag6 gene encoding large proline-rich protein BAG6 isoform 16 (isoform 16 is encoded by transcript variant 33) produces MEPSDSASTAMEEPDSLEVLVKTLDSQTRTFIVGAQMNVKEFKEHIAASVSIPSEKQRLIYQGRVLQDDKKLQEYNVGGKVIHLVERAPPQTQLPSGASSGTGSASATHGGAPLPGTRGPGASVHDRNANSYVMVGTFNLPSDGSAVDVHINMEQAPIQSEPRVRLVMAQHMIRDIQTLLSRMECRGGTQAQASQPPPQTPQTVASETVALNSQTSEPVESEAPPREPMESEEMEERPPTQTPELAPSGPAPAGPAPAGPAPAPETNAPNHPSPAEHVEVLQELQRLQRRLQPFLQRYCEVLGAAATTDYNNNHEGREEDQRLINLVGESLRLLGNTFVALSDLRCNLACAPPRHLHVVRPMSHYTTPMVLQQAAIPIQINVGTTVTMTGNGARPPPAPGAEAATPGSAQATSLPPSSTTVDSSTEGAPPPGPAPPPASSHPRVIRISHQSVEPVVMMHMNIQGQQVPGFPTAPTRVVIARPTPPQARPSHPGGPPVSGALQGAGLGTNTSLAQMVSGLVGQLLMQPVLVAQGTPGMAQAQAQAQAQAQAQAQAPAPAPAPAPAPATASASAGTTNTATTAGPAPGGPAQPPPPQPSAADLQFSQLLGNLLGPAGPGAGGPGMASPTITVAMPGVPAFLQGMTDFLQASQTAPPPPPPPPPPPPAPEQQSTPPPGSPSGGTASPGGLGPESLPPEFFTSVVQGVLSSLLGSLGARAGSSESIAAFIQRLSGSSNIFEPGADGALGFFGALLSLLCQNFSMVDVVMLLHGHFQPLQRLQPQLRSFFHQHYLGGQEPTPSNIRMATHTLITGLEEYVRESFSLVQVQPGVDIIRTNLEFLQEQFNSIAAHVLHCTDSGFGARLLELCNQGLFECLALNLHCLGGQQMELAAVINGRIRRMSRGVNPSLVSWLTTMMGLRLQVVLEHMPVGPDAILRYVRRVGDPPQTLPEEPMEVQGAERTSPEPQRENASPAPGTTAEEAMSRGPPPAPEGGSRDEQDGASADAEPWAAAVPPEWVPIIQQDIQSQRKVKPQPPLSDAYLSGMPAKRRKLRSDIQKRLQEDPNYSPQRFPNAHRAFADDP; encoded by the exons ATGGAGCCGAGTGATAGTGCCAGTACCGCTATGGAGGAGCCTGACAGCCTGGAGGTACTGGTGAAGACCCTGGACTCTCAGACTCGGACTTTTATTGTGGGGGCCCAG ATGAATGTAaaggagtttaaggaacacataGCTGCCTCTGTCAGCATCCCTTCCGAGAAACAGCGGCTCATCTACCAGGGCCGGGTCCTACAAGACGACAAGAAGCTCCAGGAGTACA ACGTTGGGGGAAAGGTTATTCACCTGGTGGAACGGGCTCCTCCTCAGACTCAGCTTCCttctggagcatcttctgggacaggctctgCCTCAGCAACTCATGGTGGGGCACCCCTGCCTGGCACTCGGGGCCCTGGGGCTTCTGTTCATGACCGGAATGCCAACAGCTATGTCATGGTTGGAACCTTCAATCTTCCT AGTGACGGCTCTGCTGTGGATGTTCACATCAACATGGAACAGGCCCCAATTCAG AGTGAGCCCCGGGTCCGGCTGGTGATGGCTCAGCACATGATTAGGGATATACAGACCTTACTGTCCCGGATGGAG TGTCGAGGGGGAACCCAAGCTCAGGCCAGTCAGCCACCCCCGCAGACACCGCAGACTGTGGCCTCAGAGacggtagccttgaactcacaaacatcAGAACCAGTCGAAAGTGAAGCTCCTCCTCGAGAGCCCATGGAGTCAGAAGAAATGGAGGAACGTCCCCCAACCCAGACTCCAGAGCTTGCGCCCTCAGGCCCAGCTCCCGCAGGCCCAGCTCCCGCAGGCCCAGCTCCCGCGCCAGAGACAAATGCACCCAA CCACCCTTCCCCCGCAGAGCACGTGGAGGTGCTCCAGGAGCTTCAGCGCTTGCAGCGCCGTCTTCAGCCTTTCCTACAGCGCTACTGCGAGGTCCTGGGCGCTGCTGCCACCACAGACTACAACAACAAC CATGAGGGCCGTGAGGAGGACCAGAGGTTGATCAACTTGGTTGGGGAGAGCCTGCGGCTACTGGGCAACACTTTCGTGGCATTGTCTGATCTGCGCTGCAATCTAGCCTGTGCACCCCCACGGCACCTGCACGTGGTTCGGCCTATGTCTCACTACACGACTCCCATGGTGCTCCAGCAGGCAGCCATTCCCATTCAG ATCAATGTGGGGACTACTGTGACCATGACAGGCAATGGGGCTCGGCCTCCACCAGCTCCTGGTGCGGAGGCAGCAACCCCAGGTTCTGCCCAGGCCacatccctgcctccctcttccaCCACTGTTGATTCATCAACTGAAGGAGCTCCCCCACCAGGGCCAGCACCGCCACCAGCCTCCAGCCACCCACGGGTCATCCGGATTTCCCACCAGAGTGTGGAGCCCGTGGTCATGATGCACATGAACATTCAAG GACAGCAGGTGCCCGGCTTCCCAACAGCACCAACTCGGGTGGTGATTGCCCGGCCAACTCCTCCACAGGCTCGGCCTTCCCATCCTGGgggacctccagtctctggaGCTCTG CAGGGCGCTGGGCTGGGTACAAACACTTCATTGGCCCAGATGGTGAGCGGCCTTGTGGGGCAACTTCTTATGCAGCCTGTTCTTGTGG CTCAGGGGACTCCAGGAATGGCTCAGgctcaggcccaggcccaggctcaggcccaggcccaggcccaggctccagctccggctccggctccagctccagctcctgccACTGCTTCAGCTAGTGCTGGTACTACCAACACAGCTACCACAGCTGGCCCTGCTCCTGGGGGTCCTGCccagcctccacctcctcagCCCTCTGCAGCTGATCTTCAGTTCTCTCAGCTCCTGGGAAATCTGCTGGGGCCTGCAGGGCCAGGGGCTGGGGGGCCAGGCATGGCTTCTCCCACCATCACTGTGGCAATGCCTGGTGTCCCTGCTTTTCTCCAGGGCATGACTGATTTTTTGCAG GCATCACAGACTGcccctccaccccctccacctcctccacccccaccccctgccccagagCAGCAGAGCACACCCCCACCAGGGTCTCCTTCTGGTGGAACAGCAAGCCCTGGAGGCTTAGGTCCTGAGAGCCTGCCACCAGAGTTTTTCACCTCAGTGGTGCAGGGCGTGTTGAGCTCCCTCCTGGGCTCCTTGGGGGCTCGAGCTGGCAGCAGTGAGAGTATCGCTGCCTTCATCCAACGCCTCAGTGGATCCAGCAACATCTTTGAGCCTGGGGCTGATGGCGCCCTTG GATTCTTCGGAGCTCTGCTCTCTCTCCTGTGCCAGAATTTCTCCATGGTGGATGTGGTGATGCTTCTCCATGGCCATTTCCAGCCACTGCAGCGGCTCCAGCCACAGCTGCGATCTTTCTTCCACCAGCACTACCTGGGTGGCCAGGAGCCCACGCCTAGCAACATCCGG ATGGCGACCCACACACTGATCACTGGGCTGGAAGAGTATGTAAGGGAGAGTTTT TCTTTGGTACAGGTTCAGCCAGGTGTGGATATCATCCGGACAAATTTAGAATTTCTCCAAGAGCAGTTTAACAGCATTGCTGCTCATGTGCTGCACTGTACAG ACAGTGGATTTGGAGCCCGGTTGCTGGAGCTGTGTAACCAGGgcctgtttgaatgcttggccctgaACCTCCACTGCTTGGGGGGACAGCAAATGGAGCTTGCTGCTGTCATCAATGGTCGAATT CGCCGCATGTCTCGCGGGGTGAATCCATCCTTGGTGAGCTGGCTGACAACCATGATGGGACTGAGGCTTCAGGTGGTCTTGGAGCACATGCCTGTGGGTCCCGACGCCATCCTCAGATATGTTCGTAGGGTTGGTGATCCTCCTCAG ACACTTCCTGAAGAGCCGATGGAAGTTCAGGGAGCAGAAAGAACTTCCCCTGAACCTCAG AGAGAGAATGCTTCCCCAGCCCCTGGAACAACAGCAGAAGAAGCCATGTCCCGAGGCCCGCCCCCTGCTCCTGAAGGAGGTTCCCGAGATGAACAGGATGGAGCTTCAGCTGATGCAGAACCCTGGGCAGCTGCAGTCCCCCCT gaaTGGGTCCCTATTATCCAGCAGGACATTCAGAGCCAGCGGAAGGTGAAACCTCAGCCGCCCCTGAGTGATGCCTACCTCAGTGGCATGCCTGCCAAGAGACGAAAG CTCCGGTCTGATATCCAAAAACGACTGCAGGAAGATCCCAACTACAGCCCCCAGCGCTTCCCTAATGCCCATCGGGCATTTGCTGATGACCCCTAG